The following proteins come from a genomic window of Nitrospira sp.:
- a CDS encoding putative metalloprotease, with translation MEKPTSPTMNAHHAFCSIIPPYILDHLAQSDEAAVRRVAIEAIAQSAAARAVRATMTMMPGFAAVPSPGGKLHRLVYDVEQGGFSQLPGTLVRSEGDPKSRDPMVNEAYSHAGTTYNFYKKLFGRNSLDDRGMTLISSVHLGQNLNNAFWTGEQMCYGDGDGRIFIRFTKSLDVVGHELTHGVVSHTCNLEYKNESGALNEHLADVFGSLVKQWRRRQTTKKADWLIGADIMGPETSAKSLRTFTEDKAYENDPLLGTDPQPKHLKHKYHGTADNGGVHINSGIPNHAFYLVAMELGGKAWEKAGRIWYKTMLKLTTTSQFTDMVETTAESAATLYGSGSLEYKAVAMAWKAVGF, from the coding sequence ATGGAAAAACCGACAAGCCCAACGATGAACGCTCATCATGCCTTCTGCTCCATTATTCCACCCTATATTCTGGATCACCTGGCGCAATCCGACGAGGCTGCGGTTCGACGGGTCGCGATCGAAGCGATCGCACAGTCAGCGGCAGCGCGCGCGGTGCGGGCTACGATGACCATGATGCCGGGGTTTGCGGCCGTGCCGTCCCCCGGCGGCAAGCTGCATCGGTTGGTTTACGATGTCGAACAAGGTGGATTCAGCCAACTTCCCGGTACCTTAGTGCGTTCTGAAGGCGACCCGAAAAGCCGTGATCCGATGGTGAATGAAGCCTATAGCCATGCGGGAACGACCTACAATTTTTACAAGAAACTCTTCGGACGAAACTCCCTTGATGACCGTGGGATGACGCTCATTTCGAGTGTCCATCTTGGGCAGAACCTCAATAATGCCTTTTGGACGGGAGAACAGATGTGTTACGGCGACGGCGACGGACGAATCTTCATCCGGTTCACGAAATCATTGGATGTCGTGGGGCATGAATTGACCCACGGCGTCGTGTCGCATACCTGTAACCTGGAGTACAAAAATGAATCCGGCGCGCTCAACGAACATCTCGCGGATGTCTTTGGTTCGCTCGTGAAGCAATGGCGCCGTCGGCAAACGACCAAGAAGGCGGATTGGCTCATCGGCGCGGACATTATGGGACCGGAAACATCGGCCAAGAGCCTGCGGACCTTTACGGAAGACAAAGCCTATGAGAATGATCCATTGTTGGGCACCGATCCTCAACCAAAGCATCTCAAACACAAGTACCACGGGACAGCCGACAACGGAGGGGTCCACATCAACTCCGGCATTCCCAATCATGCGTTTTACCTCGTCGCGATGGAGCTGGGGGGAAAGGCATGGGAGAAGGCGGGACGCATCTGGTACAAGACGATGCTGAAGCTGACGACGACCAGCCAATTTACGGATATGGTCGAGACCACCGCTGAATCAGCAGCGACTCTGTATGGGAGCGGCAGTCTCGAATACAAGGCTGTTGCCATGGCCTGGAAAGCCGTGGGATTCTAG